In the genome of Desulfonauticus submarinus, one region contains:
- the rpmF gene encoding 50S ribosomal protein L32 — protein sequence MANPKKRTSKSKKGMRRSHHHLDTPNFIYCSCGEATLPHSVCPACGKYRGKQYLRREDNE from the coding sequence ATGGCTAATCCAAAAAAAAGAACTTCTAAATCAAAAAAAGGAATGAGAAGATCTCATCATCATTTAGACACTCCCAATTTTATTTACTGTTCTTGCGGGGAGGCTACTCTTCCTCATAGTGTATGTCCTGCGTGTGGAAAATATAGGGGCAAACAATATTTAAGACGCGAGGATAATGAGTAA
- the ahbD gene encoding heme b synthase produces MNKFNLRLVAWEVTRACNLACKHCRAEARLEPFEGELDTKEALSLIDEFKKCGDPVIIFTGGEPLLRKDIFELVSYASSLELRSVMAPNGTLVTLENAREMKRVGIQRCSISIDGVDAKSHDEFRGQPGAFEGALRGIEYLKQAGIPFQINTTVTKQNLHSFKDIFSLVEKLGAVAWHIFMLVPTGRGSEIRDEIISAQEYEEVLNWFYDFRKTTSMHLKATCAPHYYRIMRQRAKQEGLKVDKSTFGLDAMTRGCLGGIGFCFVSHSGQVQPCGYLELDCGQIREMPFSKIWESSPIFLNLRNPKAYKGKCGYCEFHRVCGGCRARAYTMKGDYLAEEPLCTYDPKKIKA; encoded by the coding sequence ATGAATAAATTTAATCTTAGGCTAGTTGCTTGGGAGGTTACGCGTGCCTGCAACTTGGCTTGTAAGCATTGCAGGGCAGAAGCAAGGCTAGAACCTTTTGAGGGAGAGTTAGATACTAAAGAGGCTTTGAGCTTAATTGACGAATTTAAAAAATGTGGTGATCCTGTCATTATTTTTACAGGCGGAGAGCCTTTATTACGCAAGGATATTTTTGAGTTAGTTTCGTATGCGTCTTCTTTGGAGTTGCGCTCTGTTATGGCTCCTAATGGCACTTTAGTTACCTTAGAAAATGCTAGGGAGATGAAGAGAGTTGGGATTCAGAGATGTAGTATTTCTATAGATGGTGTGGACGCTAAAAGTCATGATGAGTTTAGGGGGCAACCAGGTGCATTTGAAGGAGCCTTACGAGGGATTGAATATTTAAAACAGGCTGGAATTCCTTTTCAAATTAACACTACTGTTACTAAACAAAACCTGCATAGTTTTAAGGATATTTTTTCTTTAGTAGAAAAATTAGGAGCTGTTGCTTGGCATATTTTTATGTTAGTGCCCACAGGTAGAGGCTCAGAGATTAGAGATGAGATTATTTCTGCTCAGGAATATGAAGAAGTATTAAATTGGTTTTATGATTTTAGAAAAACAACTTCTATGCACTTAAAGGCCACTTGTGCGCCCCATTACTATAGAATTATGAGACAACGAGCGAAACAGGAAGGACTTAAAGTAGATAAATCTACTTTTGGGTTAGATGCAATGACAAGAGGATGCCTTGGTGGTATTGGCTTTTGTTTTGTTTCTCATTCTGGGCAGGTTCAGCCTTGTGGATATTTGGAGCTTGACTGTGGGCAGATACGTGAAATGCCATTTTCAAAGATTTGGGAAAGTTCTCCTATTTTTTTAAATTTAAGAAATCCCAAAGCGTATAAGGGAAAATGTGGATATTGTGAATTTCATAGAGTATGTGGGGGGTGCAGAGCCAGAGCCTATACTATGAAAGGAGATTATTTAGCAGAGGAACCTCTTTGCACTTATGACCCTAAAAAAATAAAAGCGTAA
- a CDS encoding KamA family radical SAM protein, giving the protein MPNQGYLTDIQKVKGINKTELDALQPVLNKFSFRAHEHYLSLINWQNPDDPIKKIIIPNLQELEKWGRLDASNEKDYSIMPGFQHKYTSTAVMLISNVCGGFCRFCFRKRLFLHPEMNEYIQDLEPVFSYIEAHPEINNVLLTGGDGLILSTSKLKTIISRLRQINHVKIIRIGTKLLAFNPFRILNDENLIKLLSAYSLPEKRIYIMTHFNHPAEISQPTLKAVQLLLKAGVILANQTPMLKGINDSPYILANLFKKLSYIGIPPYYVFICRPTIGNFSFSVPIEKALEIFQKAQMMCSGLAKRARLTMSHASGKIEPVALTDKHIIFRYHRAADDSTSGDIMLFKRNPNAYWFDDYQEIVDTYAYQKPYRCFGPE; this is encoded by the coding sequence TTGCCAAATCAAGGATATCTAACAGATATTCAAAAAGTTAAGGGTATTAACAAAACAGAACTAGACGCACTCCAACCTGTACTAAACAAGTTCAGCTTTAGAGCACATGAACACTACTTATCTCTTATTAATTGGCAAAATCCTGACGATCCAATAAAAAAAATAATTATCCCTAACTTACAAGAACTAGAAAAATGGGGACGATTAGATGCCTCTAATGAAAAAGACTACTCTATAATGCCAGGGTTTCAACACAAATATACAAGCACAGCAGTAATGCTTATAAGCAATGTATGCGGAGGATTTTGTAGATTTTGCTTTAGAAAAAGGCTTTTTCTTCACCCTGAAATGAATGAATATATACAAGACCTTGAACCTGTCTTTTCCTATATTGAGGCGCATCCTGAAATAAATAATGTCTTACTTACTGGAGGAGATGGACTAATTTTATCTACTTCAAAGCTTAAAACCATTATCTCTAGGCTTAGACAAATTAACCATGTGAAAATCATTAGAATAGGCACTAAGCTCCTAGCCTTTAATCCTTTTCGAATTTTAAATGATGAAAATTTAATAAAACTACTTTCCGCTTATAGTTTGCCAGAAAAAAGAATTTATATCATGACCCACTTTAATCATCCTGCTGAAATTAGCCAACCAACTCTAAAAGCCGTGCAGCTTCTTCTAAAAGCGGGCGTTATCTTAGCTAATCAAACTCCTATGCTAAAAGGAATCAATGATTCCCCTTATATTTTAGCCAATTTATTTAAAAAATTATCTTATATTGGGATTCCTCCTTACTATGTATTTATTTGCAGACCAACCATAGGAAATTTCAGTTTTAGCGTCCCCATAGAAAAGGCCCTAGAAATTTTTCAAAAAGCACAAATGATGTGTTCAGGCCTTGCTAAAAGAGCACGTCTTACTATGTCTCATGCTAGTGGAAAAATAGAGCCTGTAGCCTTAACAGATAAACATATTATTTTTCGCTATCATAGAGCTGCAGATGACTCTACCAGTGGCGACATCATGCTCTTTAAACGAAATCCAAATGCGTATTGGTTTGACGATTATCAAGAAATAGTTGACACTTATGCTTACCAAAAACCATACAGATGTTTTGGGCCTGAATAA
- the rpmB gene encoding 50S ribosomal protein L28: MSRRCEICGKGPLVGNNVSHANNKTKRRFLPNLQKVRAVLPNGEVRRIRVCTRCIRSGAVKKPSC; the protein is encoded by the coding sequence ATGTCTAGGCGATGTGAGATCTGCGGAAAAGGTCCTTTAGTAGGCAACAATGTGAGCCATGCTAATAATAAAACCAAAAGAAGATTTTTACCTAACTTGCAAAAAGTAAGAGCTGTTTTACCAAATGGAGAGGTAAGAAGAATTAGAGTTTGCACACGGTGTATTAGAAGTGGTGCAGTTAAAAAACCTTCTTGTTAA
- the rpe gene encoding ribulose-phosphate 3-epimerase: MKKRIILSPSLLSANFGRLEEELFALEEAGLKWVHWDVMDGIFVPNITFGPPVIRQLRKKSKLFFDVHLMIDKPERFFEVFTDAGADLICFHAEASLHLERAVQKVKDLGVKVGVALNPATPLCKIKYLLPDLDMVLLMSVNPGFGGQKFIPFTKEKIKELRQLLEEKQLSVDIQIDGGVSPQNIGELASLGANIFVSGSAFFNFPPYGQRYETFLKALKDKDS, from the coding sequence GTGAAAAAAAGAATTATTTTGTCACCATCTTTATTATCTGCGAATTTTGGAAGATTAGAAGAAGAACTTTTTGCTTTAGAAGAAGCTGGTTTAAAATGGGTGCATTGGGATGTAATGGATGGTATTTTTGTCCCAAATATTACTTTTGGTCCTCCAGTAATTAGGCAGTTGCGAAAGAAGAGCAAATTGTTTTTTGATGTGCATTTAATGATAGATAAGCCAGAAAGGTTTTTTGAGGTGTTTACAGATGCGGGGGCAGACTTAATTTGTTTTCATGCAGAAGCAAGTTTGCATTTAGAGAGAGCAGTGCAAAAGGTAAAAGATTTGGGAGTCAAAGTAGGGGTAGCCTTAAATCCTGCGACACCCCTTTGTAAAATAAAATATCTTTTGCCAGATTTAGATATGGTTTTGCTTATGAGTGTAAATCCTGGTTTTGGAGGACAGAAGTTTATTCCTTTTACTAAAGAAAAAATCAAAGAGCTAAGACAATTGCTGGAAGAGAAACAACTTTCTGTAGATATTCAGATAGATGGTGGAGTGAGTCCTCAAAATATAGGAGAGTTGGCAAGTTTAGGGGCAAATATTTTTGTATCTGGCTCTGCATTTTTTAATTTCCCTCCGTATGGGCAAAGATATGAAACTTTTTTAAAGGCTCTTAAGGATAAAGACAGTTAA
- the ahbA gene encoding siroheme decarboxylase subunit alpha, with protein MDKIDKAILDIIQTDFPLVSRPYAVIGEKLGLEEKEVFNRVIKLKEKGVIRRIGANFQSRKLGWFSTLCAAKVPKEKLEEFVQVVNSYPGVTHNYLRKHDFNVWFTFIGPSEEEVNKNLLEIKEKTGIAVYSLPAIKMFKIKVDFPMQRRNK; from the coding sequence ATGGATAAAATAGATAAAGCTATTTTAGATATTATTCAAACGGATTTTCCTTTAGTGTCTAGGCCCTATGCAGTAATTGGAGAAAAATTGGGATTAGAAGAAAAAGAAGTGTTTAACAGAGTGATAAAGTTAAAAGAAAAAGGAGTTATTAGAAGAATTGGAGCAAATTTCCAATCTAGAAAGTTAGGGTGGTTTTCTACTCTTTGTGCAGCTAAAGTGCCTAAAGAAAAATTAGAAGAATTTGTGCAAGTGGTAAATTCATATCCTGGAGTTACACATAATTATTTAAGAAAACATGATTTTAATGTGTGGTTTACATTTATTGGACCTTCAGAAGAAGAGGTAAATAAGAATTTGCTTGAGATTAAAGAAAAAACAGGCATAGCAGTTTATAGTTTGCCTGCAATTAAAATGTTTAAGATAAAAGTGGATTTTCCTATGCAGAGGAGGAATAAGTGA
- a CDS encoding response regulator yields the protein MAKILVLDDVEDQTILLKRILGRKNYEVITFTLEEEALNWIKDNPVDLAILDIKLKKSSGIEVLKALKNIYPKIKVIMLTGYPTLETAQQALQLGANEYLVKPIDKSELEEKVAKVLAE from the coding sequence ATGGCCAAGATTTTAGTTTTAGATGATGTGGAGGATCAGACAATTTTATTAAAAAGAATTTTAGGACGTAAAAATTATGAAGTAATAACTTTTACTTTAGAAGAAGAAGCTTTGAATTGGATAAAAGATAATCCTGTAGATTTAGCAATTTTAGATATAAAATTAAAAAAATCTAGTGGTATAGAGGTGTTAAAGGCTTTAAAAAATATTTATCCTAAAATTAAAGTCATTATGCTCACTGGTTATCCTACTTTGGAAACAGCTCAGCAAGCACTGCAGCTGGGAGCAAACGAGTATTTAGTAAAACCAATAGATAAATCTGAATTAGAAGAAAAAGTAGCCAAGGTTTTGGCTGAGTAA
- a CDS encoding ATP-binding protein yields the protein MNKLKNIYFSRLPFRTKITYGLSLLLLFCGLSVGYFVTQISEKSILWEHYSRGKTLVKSFAYRTIEPLLARNYLQLQKVITELKKYPEFTYAYILDEHKNILIHSFDNGFPLKLLQINAALTNEISIITIKTNLGLVDDFGIKITLKGEDIGYIHLGLNRHGIAQILASQRRTAFFTTLGIIFLGIFLAHWFSQNITRRLETLKLSADEIIKGNLDVQAGPLFARNCWDIMHCKQKNCPAYKDTRRRCWHLVGTLCENCSQEGYPSKLSSCVKCKVYQQLSGDEVQDLAEVFDVMALSLKNYISEIRNQQKELKRQENLLRTIVNTTPDFITFQDIDLKYQMANKAFCDYFKTTERDVLGKTDFDIFSPEQADHNYHEDKQIFLTKKPLSKEIQVRKGKQERWFHVLKVPVFEGDKMVGLLLTARDITMLKKYQEQLLASQKMEHLGRLAGGVAHEINTPLSIILGYTQLLLEDVDNPQWREDLKTIEKQTKVCRKIVADLLRFSRQGPTEAKNVDLNASLKEVVSLIEHTFSLSHVTILTNFDSSLPPIKGDGEKLKQVWLNLLNNALDAIGENGYIFIRTKLCAHRRRIVVHFLDTGSGIPQENLDKIFDPFFTTKEVGKGTGLGLSVTFGIIRDHGGRIFAYSPPPVEYLPKEDKADDKEWATIFIIELPLKEEKLPDDLEPCQG from the coding sequence ATGAATAAATTAAAAAATATTTATTTTTCAAGATTACCGTTTCGAACCAAAATAACCTATGGTCTTAGTTTACTATTGTTGTTTTGTGGTCTTAGTGTTGGTTATTTTGTTACCCAAATTTCAGAGAAATCTATTTTATGGGAACATTATAGTAGAGGAAAGACTCTGGTAAAAAGTTTTGCTTATAGAACGATAGAACCCTTACTTGCCAGAAACTATCTTCAATTACAAAAGGTAATTACAGAACTTAAAAAATATCCAGAATTTACCTATGCCTATATTTTAGATGAACACAAGAATATTTTAATTCATTCTTTTGATAATGGATTCCCTTTAAAGTTATTGCAAATAAATGCAGCTCTTACCAATGAGATAAGTATTATAACCATTAAAACAAATTTGGGATTAGTAGATGATTTTGGAATAAAAATTACTTTAAAGGGTGAAGATATTGGGTATATTCATCTTGGCTTAAATAGACATGGTATTGCTCAAATTTTAGCTTCTCAAAGAAGAACAGCTTTTTTTACTACTTTAGGGATAATTTTTTTAGGTATATTTTTGGCTCATTGGTTTTCTCAAAATATTACTCGGCGTTTAGAGACTTTAAAATTATCTGCAGATGAGATTATTAAAGGTAATTTAGATGTACAGGCGGGTCCTTTATTTGCAAGAAATTGTTGGGATATTATGCACTGTAAGCAAAAAAATTGTCCTGCCTATAAAGATACTAGGAGACGTTGTTGGCATTTGGTTGGAACTTTGTGTGAAAATTGTAGCCAAGAAGGTTATCCTTCTAAATTGAGTTCTTGTGTGAAATGTAAAGTATATCAACAACTTTCTGGAGATGAAGTTCAAGATCTAGCCGAAGTTTTTGATGTAATGGCGTTAAGTTTAAAAAATTATATCTCTGAGATTAGAAATCAACAAAAAGAGTTAAAACGACAGGAAAATTTACTTAGAACCATAGTTAATACTACTCCTGATTTTATTACCTTCCAAGACATAGATTTAAAGTATCAGATGGCCAACAAAGCGTTTTGTGATTATTTTAAAACAACAGAAAGAGATGTCTTAGGGAAAACAGATTTTGATATTTTTTCTCCTGAACAAGCAGATCATAATTATCACGAGGATAAACAGATTTTTCTTACGAAAAAACCTCTTTCTAAAGAGATTCAGGTAAGAAAAGGGAAACAGGAACGATGGTTTCATGTATTAAAGGTTCCTGTGTTTGAAGGTGATAAGATGGTGGGCCTTTTACTTACTGCCAGAGATATTACTATGTTGAAAAAGTATCAGGAACAACTTTTGGCTTCTCAAAAAATGGAACATTTAGGTCGATTAGCTGGTGGTGTTGCCCATGAGATAAATACGCCCCTTAGTATTATCCTAGGTTATACTCAACTTTTGTTAGAAGATGTGGACAATCCTCAATGGAGAGAGGATCTAAAAACTATTGAAAAACAAACAAAAGTTTGTCGAAAAATTGTTGCGGATTTACTTCGTTTTTCAAGGCAAGGTCCAACAGAAGCCAAAAATGTCGACTTAAATGCTTCTTTAAAAGAGGTTGTTTCTTTAATTGAACATACTTTTTCCTTAAGTCATGTAACTATTTTAACTAATTTTGATTCTAGCTTACCTCCTATTAAAGGAGATGGAGAAAAATTAAAACAAGTTTGGCTAAATTTGTTAAATAATGCCTTAGATGCAATAGGAGAAAATGGATATATTTTTATTAGAACAAAGCTCTGTGCCCATAGAAGAAGGATTGTGGTTCATTTCCTAGATACTGGCTCTGGCATTCCTCAAGAAAATTTAGATAAAATTTTTGATCCTTTTTTTACCACCAAAGAAGTTGGAAAAGGTACTGGCTTGGGTCTTTCTGTAACTTTTGGTATTATAAGAGATCATGGAGGAAGGATTTTTGCTTATTCTCCTCCTCCTGTAGAATATTTGCCCAAAGAAGATAAAGCAGATGATAAAGAATGGGCAACTATTTTTATTATAGAGTTGCCTTTAAAAGAGGAAAAGTTGCCAGACGACTTAGAACCCTGTCAGGGTTAG
- a CDS encoding beta-ketoacyl-ACP synthase III — protein MEKCNILGIGHFVPNKILTNEDLEKIVDTSDEWITTRTGIKQRHLVEKETCSDLAFKASLNALKDANLTPEDLTHILIATFTPDAYVPNASTVLQAKLGLKNIPCFDVNAACTGFLYALELARGICAIHEKAKVLVVASEILSSRMNFQDRTTCVLFGDAAGAIIVSRESSSNIKIKDVRLKADGTLGNLLTVIGGGSMHPPQLGKIIDEKYFVQMKGREVFKHAVRSMASICEEILESNNLSSKDINLFIPHQANIRIIEALAKKLDLSLDKVYINVQNYGNTSAASIPLALSEAYEKNKIRKGDKVLLVAFGGGFTWGASILEF, from the coding sequence ATGGAAAAATGTAATATTCTTGGAATAGGCCATTTTGTGCCAAACAAAATTCTCACTAATGAAGATTTAGAAAAAATAGTAGACACATCTGATGAATGGATCACTACTAGAACAGGAATAAAACAAAGGCATCTAGTAGAAAAAGAAACCTGTTCAGATTTAGCGTTTAAAGCAAGTTTAAATGCTTTAAAAGATGCTAATTTAACGCCTGAAGACTTAACTCATATCTTGATAGCTACGTTTACGCCAGATGCCTATGTGCCAAATGCTTCAACTGTACTCCAAGCCAAACTAGGATTAAAAAATATTCCTTGCTTTGATGTAAACGCTGCCTGCACAGGCTTTTTATATGCCTTAGAGCTTGCTAGAGGTATCTGCGCTATTCACGAAAAGGCAAAAGTGTTAGTAGTTGCCTCAGAAATTCTAAGCTCTAGAATGAATTTTCAAGATCGCACTACCTGTGTATTGTTTGGAGATGCTGCTGGAGCAATTATTGTATCTAGAGAATCTTCATCTAATATTAAAATAAAGGATGTAAGATTAAAAGCAGATGGGACATTAGGAAACCTGTTAACTGTAATTGGTGGAGGTTCCATGCATCCTCCCCAGCTCGGTAAAATTATAGATGAAAAATATTTTGTGCAAATGAAAGGACGGGAAGTATTTAAACACGCTGTACGTTCTATGGCGAGCATCTGCGAAGAAATATTAGAAAGCAACAATTTAAGTTCAAAAGATATTAACCTTTTCATTCCTCATCAAGCCAATATCCGTATTATTGAAGCACTTGCTAAAAAATTGGACCTATCCCTAGACAAGGTATACATAAATGTTCAAAACTATGGCAATACGTCTGCTGCCTCTATACCACTAGCTTTAAGTGAAGCTTATGAAAAAAATAAAATAAGAAAAGGGGATAAAGTCTTGCTTGTAGCTTTTGGAGGTGGTTTTACTTGGGGCGCAAGTATTTTAGAATTTTAA
- a CDS encoding phosphate/phosphite/phosphonate ABC transporter substrate-binding protein produces the protein MKKILLLFIVFSFFLGACEDKDYPYVDLNDRQDIAISPSKPALTYAYLPQYSHTVSFERHHLLVKYLSAVTGLPIRQVFPDSFADHIKMVGNGKLDISYSNPFVYVKIAKRYKAQAIARVVENTGTPYFRGQIICRKDNKAINSVSDLKGKSWIAVDPSSAGGYLFVLGYLLNHGLKLSDFSEVSFARGSGGKQEQVVMAVYLGKYDFGSIREGTLDVVKKEIDVSQIRVLANTQWYPGWVFAVRSGLSKNVKEKIQQALLRLDIAKPDYRKILEAAGFKKVILATDKDYDPIRNLCKKLNINLDE, from the coding sequence ATGAAAAAGATTTTATTGTTGTTTATTGTTTTTTCTTTTTTTCTAGGGGCGTGTGAGGATAAAGATTATCCTTATGTAGATTTAAATGATCGTCAAGATATTGCTATTTCTCCCTCCAAACCTGCTTTGACTTATGCTTATTTGCCTCAATATTCGCATACAGTCTCTTTTGAACGACATCATCTTTTGGTAAAATATCTTAGCGCTGTTACAGGGTTGCCAATTAGACAGGTTTTCCCTGATTCTTTTGCAGATCATATTAAAATGGTGGGAAACGGAAAGCTAGATATCTCTTATTCAAATCCTTTTGTTTACGTAAAGATTGCTAAGCGTTATAAAGCTCAAGCTATTGCAAGAGTAGTTGAAAATACAGGAACTCCATATTTTCGAGGCCAAATCATTTGTCGAAAGGATAATAAGGCAATTAATTCTGTTTCTGATTTAAAAGGAAAGTCTTGGATTGCTGTGGATCCTTCGTCAGCAGGTGGTTATCTTTTTGTGTTAGGTTATCTCTTGAATCATGGATTAAAACTTTCTGATTTTTCTGAGGTTAGCTTTGCAAGAGGGTCTGGAGGCAAACAAGAGCAAGTTGTTATGGCAGTTTATTTAGGAAAATATGATTTTGGCTCTATTAGAGAGGGAACTTTAGATGTAGTTAAAAAAGAGATAGATGTTTCTCAGATCCGTGTTCTTGCCAATACTCAATGGTATCCTGGTTGGGTGTTTGCAGTTAGAAGTGGGCTTAGTAAAAACGTTAAGGAGAAAATTCAGCAGGCTTTGTTAAGATTAGATATTGCAAAGCCAGACTATAGAAAAATTTTAGAAGCAGCAGGCTTTAAAAAAGTGATTTTAGCTACAGATAAAGACTATGATCCTATTCGTAATTTATGTAAGAAATTAAATATTAACTTAGATGAATAA
- a CDS encoding YceD family protein: MVEGWLKLTDIPAEGREFSFETTPEWIKFVSKFHLEFKLKSPLVMVLTIFPQKKGFLIQGTLQGYALFPCDRCLEPAKIEIKSSFDFFEEFEPQEIELLGERLLRYVDDHFELNVFQVLWEQFLLALPEKKLCQKNCKGLCPKCGQNLNQGECSCEQDNGDPRLSIFRQLKINSK, encoded by the coding sequence ATGGTAGAAGGCTGGCTAAAATTAACAGATATCCCGGCTGAGGGCCGGGAATTTTCATTTGAGACAACTCCAGAATGGATAAAGTTTGTCTCAAAGTTTCACTTAGAATTTAAACTAAAATCTCCTTTAGTTATGGTATTGACCATTTTCCCTCAAAAAAAAGGGTTCTTAATTCAGGGGACATTGCAAGGGTACGCTCTATTCCCTTGCGATAGGTGTTTAGAGCCAGCCAAAATTGAGATAAAAAGCTCTTTTGATTTTTTTGAAGAATTTGAGCCTCAAGAAATCGAGCTTTTAGGAGAACGGCTGTTACGTTATGTTGATGATCACTTTGAGTTAAATGTATTTCAGGTATTGTGGGAACAGTTCTTATTGGCATTGCCTGAAAAAAAATTATGCCAAAAAAATTGTAAGGGCCTTTGCCCCAAATGTGGACAAAACCTAAACCAAGGGGAATGCTCTTGTGAGCAAGATAATGGGGATCCAAGGCTTAGCATTTTTAGACAACTAAAAATAAATTCTAAATAA
- the plsX gene encoding phosphate acyltransferase PlsX, whose amino-acid sequence MSKKPCIAVDAMGGDHGPEVIVPGAIQAARTKNLSVVLVGDEGKIKNILGQENIKGLSIDICPASEVVGMEEKPSEVLRKRKDSSIQKAFLLARKGKVDGVVSAGNSGATLACGMFIVGRIKGIERPALASILPTEKKPVILIDVGANVDCKPIHLLQFGLMAEIFARDVLKIKEPKIGLLTIGEEEGKGNALTKESFNLFKLSSFNFIGNVEGRDIFTGNVDVIVCDGFVGNVALKLMEGLANSLTKILKQEVKKSLLAQIGFLLGRRALKNFSRKIDYAEYGGAPLLGLKKIALVCHGSSNSKAIKNAVLMAASFVRNKANLHLEEGLSMHREISLLSKKALENNTQQTKIK is encoded by the coding sequence ATGAGTAAAAAGCCTTGCATTGCCGTGGATGCAATGGGAGGAGACCACGGCCCAGAAGTAATTGTCCCAGGCGCCATCCAAGCCGCTCGCACTAAAAATCTCTCTGTGGTTTTAGTGGGAGATGAGGGGAAGATAAAAAATATTCTGGGGCAAGAGAACATAAAAGGCTTAAGTATTGACATCTGCCCAGCAAGCGAAGTTGTGGGCATGGAAGAAAAACCTTCTGAAGTCTTAAGAAAACGAAAAGATTCTTCTATTCAAAAAGCCTTTCTCTTAGCCCGCAAAGGCAAAGTGGATGGTGTAGTAAGTGCTGGTAATTCAGGAGCTACACTGGCTTGTGGAATGTTTATTGTAGGCAGAATTAAAGGCATTGAACGCCCTGCTTTGGCTTCTATTTTACCTACAGAAAAAAAACCTGTTATCTTAATAGATGTAGGCGCCAATGTGGACTGCAAACCTATTCATCTTCTTCAATTTGGTCTTATGGCAGAAATTTTTGCCAGAGATGTCCTTAAAATTAAAGAGCCTAAAATAGGTCTTTTAACCATTGGAGAAGAAGAAGGAAAAGGAAATGCTCTTACTAAAGAAAGCTTTAATTTATTTAAACTCTCTTCTTTTAACTTTATTGGGAATGTAGAAGGAAGAGATATTTTTACAGGAAATGTAGATGTCATTGTATGCGATGGATTTGTAGGTAATGTTGCCCTTAAATTAATGGAAGGCTTAGCAAACTCTCTGACTAAAATTTTAAAACAAGAAGTTAAAAAAAGTCTTTTAGCTCAAATTGGTTTTCTATTGGGCAGAAGAGCATTAAAAAATTTTAGTCGTAAAATAGATTATGCAGAATATGGAGGAGCACCTCTATTAGGCTTGAAAAAAATTGCCCTTGTCTGCCATGGTTCCTCTAATAGCAAGGCTATAAAAAATGCTGTGTTAATGGCAGCTTCTTTTGTAAGGAATAAAGCTAATTTACACTTAGAAGAAGGTCTTTCTATGCACAGAGAAATTTCTCTGTTAAGTAAAAAAGCATTGGAAAACAATACTCAACAAACAAAAATTAAATAG